The following proteins are encoded in a genomic region of Rhodoferax aquaticus:
- a CDS encoding ATPase with chaperone activity: MSDESQIEIPQSFIALFVEPGRTKPNASREHIAARYELCEDLANLLTQTAGTMQFSLGITERDVLERCQQGLLLEDSVVTPTEAQWVICRLAELMQWPMPAALTVTGPQA; the protein is encoded by the coding sequence ATGTCCGACGAATCCCAAATTGAAATCCCCCAGTCCTTCATCGCTTTGTTTGTGGAGCCGGGGCGCACCAAGCCCAACGCCTCGCGCGAGCACATTGCCGCGCGCTACGAACTGTGTGAAGACCTGGCCAACCTGCTCACGCAAACCGCAGGCACCATGCAGTTCAGCCTAGGAATCACCGAGCGTGATGTGCTGGAGCGCTGCCAGCAAGGCCTGCTCTTAGAAGATTCAGTGGTGACCCCCACCGAGGCGCAGTGGGTAATTTGCCGTTTGGCAGAACTCATGCAGTGGCCAATGCCTGCCGCTCTGACGGTGACGGGCCCTCAAGCTTAG
- a CDS encoding helix-turn-helix domain-containing protein: MHTWPKKKRYQIHKLNRQGIHLSQIASELERSTSTISRELRRNASTRGYQAALAQERATARQRQRRNARQFDPQQWQLVELYLRLSLSPQQVSDRLPTQSPAAQVPRLPYPT; encoded by the coding sequence ATACACACTTGGCCCAAGAAAAAACGATACCAAATCCACAAGCTCAATCGCCAAGGCATACATCTGTCGCAAATTGCCTCAGAACTGGAGCGCAGCACTTCGACGATCAGCCGTGAGCTGCGGCGCAATGCAAGCACCCGTGGCTACCAAGCTGCACTGGCCCAAGAAAGAGCCACAGCGCGACAGAGGCAGCGTCGCAACGCCCGCCAGTTCGATCCACAGCAGTGGCAGCTCGTTGAGCTGTATCTGCGCTTGAGCCTCTCACCCCAGCAAGTCAGTGACCGCCTACCTACTCAATCACCAGCCGCGCAAGTACCTAGGCTACCGTACCCCACATGA